In Pseudomonadota bacterium, one DNA window encodes the following:
- a CDS encoding ParB/RepB/Spo0J family partition protein: MATKKTVENQEFLYLPLEDIIVEEQIRSGIDTESDSFKALMESIKDRGVLEPVLVTPKDGKYLLLCGERRYLAALRLVLPLIPVRVLDTITEADQIVAYQLTENLQREDLNPMDQAKGILAYIQAKHPDTGYDVDGVMSDLIKYNRKPDTLSEAAVFTLNTIIEISGKSYPTLFRTVSLLKNPPEIQVAIRAGNLPVSQGYLFASNLDCPDRDKIFEAVMKAPVTYLALEKLLTAWKKPKPEPGKTKPLPMTKQIASLRSVESRIEMGIATYTRPDLVTLLDELRVFCALVELRIPIAPEPAPEKKKPPQV; encoded by the coding sequence ATGGCAACAAAGAAAACAGTTGAGAATCAGGAGTTTTTGTATCTGCCTCTGGAAGACATTATTGTGGAAGAACAAATTCGTTCAGGGATTGATACGGAGAGTGATTCCTTCAAAGCCCTTATGGAGTCCATTAAAGACCGGGGTGTCTTGGAGCCTGTCCTTGTAACACCGAAGGACGGCAAATACCTGCTTCTCTGCGGAGAACGCCGTTATCTGGCTGCACTGAGGCTGGTGCTTCCATTGATCCCGGTACGGGTTTTAGATACGATCACCGAGGCGGATCAGATAGTGGCCTATCAGTTGACAGAAAACCTGCAACGTGAAGACTTGAATCCCATGGACCAAGCCAAAGGAATATTGGCATATATTCAGGCGAAACATCCTGACACAGGGTATGATGTGGATGGAGTGATGAGTGACCTAATAAAGTACAACCGGAAACCCGACACTTTATCGGAGGCAGCGGTGTTCACATTGAACACCATCATTGAAATCTCCGGAAAGTCTTATCCTACCTTGTTTCGCACGGTTTCACTTTTGAAAAATCCTCCTGAGATTCAGGTAGCAATCCGGGCAGGAAACCTCCCTGTTTCCCAGGGGTATCTCTTCGCCTCGAACCTCGATTGTCCTGACCGTGATAAGATCTTTGAGGCCGTCATGAAGGCACCAGTGACCTATCTCGCACTTGAGAAATTGCTCACCGCATGGAAAAAACCCAAACCGGAGCCGGGCAAAACAAAGCCCCTACCTATGACGAAGCAGATTGCCAGCTTACGATCCGTAGAGTCACGCATTGAGATGGGCATCGCAACATACACAAGGCCTGACCTTGTGACACTTCTTGATGAGCTGCGGGTTTTCTGTGCTTTAGTGGAACTGCGGATACCGATTGCCCCGGAACCTGCGCCGGAGAAGAAAAAGCCCCCTCAGGTGTGA
- a CDS encoding helix-turn-helix transcriptional regulator, producing the protein MSDLKQYINQRKKRDKEFAEGYEGGYEQFKIGVMLRHARESAGLTQEELALKLNTRKTAISRIENHAEDIKLSTLERFAAALGKQLHLQIS; encoded by the coding sequence ATGAGTGATTTGAAACAATATATTAATCAGAGAAAAAAGAGAGATAAAGAATTTGCCGAAGGTTACGAAGGAGGCTATGAACAGTTCAAAATAGGCGTAATGCTTCGTCATGCCCGTGAGTCAGCAGGCCTAACGCAGGAGGAACTCGCTCTCAAGCTCAATACCAGGAAAACCGCAATTTCAAGAATCGAGAACCATGCGGAAGATATCAAGCTGTCAACCCTGGAGCGTTTTGCAGCAGCACTCGGGAAGCAATTGCACTTACAGATTTCTTAA
- a CDS encoding type II toxin-antitoxin system RelE/ParE family toxin encodes MRRFVTFYTTVSGNCPIKEFLDSLPVKAAQKVTWVLNLLEDLVIVPSSYFKKLVGTEEIWECRIQSGSNTYRIFCFFIGNSVVVLTHGLVKKSQKTPKQEIEKAQGYRKDFLKRRMKP; translated from the coding sequence GTGAGAAGATTTGTTACGTTCTATACGACGGTTAGTGGAAACTGCCCGATAAAGGAGTTTCTTGATTCATTACCGGTAAAAGCTGCACAGAAAGTAACATGGGTTTTGAATCTGTTGGAGGACTTGGTTATTGTCCCTTCTTCATATTTCAAAAAACTTGTCGGCACAGAAGAGATATGGGAGTGCAGGATTCAATCCGGTTCAAACACATATCGTATATTCTGTTTCTTTATAGGCAACTCTGTAGTTGTCCTGACGCATGGGCTGGTAAAGAAAAGTCAGAAAACACCAAAACAGGAGATAGAAAAGGCACAGGGCTACAGGAAAGATTTCCTAAAGAGGAGGATGAAACCATGA
- a CDS encoding transposase produces MKETTKVLMSPLSERMKQDMEILCSMKGIGENTAVNFLIEMGGAVEIYQNDKKLIAASGLDPSTYQTGEYVGKSRISKRGNRHLRRMIWLMATKVIINNDLFRTYCYKRRKEGLPYKKAVHATAHKLIRVMFAMLSRKTCFVEGEIKYS; encoded by the coding sequence GTGAAAGAGACCACAAAGGTGCTCATGAGCCCCTTAAGTGAAAGGATGAAGCAGGACATGGAGATACTCTGCTCTATGAAGGGAATAGGAGAAAACACCGCAGTAAACTTCCTTATTGAGATGGGAGGGGCAGTAGAGATTTATCAAAACGACAAGAAACTGATCGCTGCATCCGGGCTTGACCCTTCAACCTATCAAACAGGCGAATATGTGGGAAAAAGCAGGATAAGTAAGCGAGGGAATCGACACTTAAGAAGGATGATCTGGCTTATGGCGACCAAAGTTATCATCAACAACGACCTCTTCAGAACCTATTGCTATAAAAGGAGGAAAGAGGGGTTGCCCTATAAAAAGGCGGTCCATGCCACAGCTCATAAGCTCATTCGCGTCATGTTTGCAATGCTGAGCCGCAAGACATGTTTTGTTGAAGGAGAAATTAAATATAGCTGA
- a CDS encoding acetate--CoA ligase family protein gives MLSKEISEILSGCKERGWAMEPQAKEILRLSGVKTTEFFWARDAQGAIRFANQIGYPVVVKVVSPEVVHKSDVGGVAVGVSGDEKLAEVYTEMGKIKGFSGIIVEEMVRGIELIVGMKLDQQFGPVVLLGVGGTAVEIYKDVALRMAPIFEKDVDSMLKSIKARPLLEGYRGSEPINIEALKKMLLAFSDMVMEFGEEVDSIDLNPVICNASKCVVTDARIMLSK, from the coding sequence ATGCTGAGTAAAGAAATCAGTGAAATATTGTCTGGATGTAAAGAAAGGGGTTGGGCTATGGAACCCCAGGCAAAGGAAATCCTTCGTCTTTCAGGTGTAAAAACTACGGAATTCTTCTGGGCCAGGGATGCGCAGGGGGCAATCAGATTTGCGAATCAAATAGGATACCCCGTTGTTGTCAAGGTTGTTTCCCCTGAAGTTGTCCACAAATCCGATGTTGGAGGGGTTGCTGTCGGTGTTTCCGGCGATGAAAAACTTGCTGAGGTCTACACAGAAATGGGCAAAATCAAGGGTTTTTCCGGGATCATCGTTGAAGAAATGGTTCGTGGTATTGAGCTTATTGTGGGAATGAAACTGGATCAGCAATTTGGCCCTGTTGTTCTCCTTGGCGTAGGCGGAACAGCGGTTGAGATATATAAAGATGTGGCCCTGAGAATGGCGCCGATTTTTGAGAAGGATGTTGATTCAATGCTGAAATCTATCAAAGCCCGCCCGCTCCTCGAAGGATACAGGGGTTCTGAGCCGATCAATATTGAGGCGCTGAAAAAGATGCTGCTTGCCTTTTCAGATATGGTCATGGAGTTTGGCGAAGAGGTAGATTCGATTGATTTAAACCCGGTTATCTGTAATGCCTCAAAATGCGTTGTTACGGATGCCCGCATAATGCTCTCAAAATAG
- a CDS encoding CoA-binding protein produces the protein MNLNRLFKPQTMAVIGVSQSNDSHPANVIYNKNHLRYKVSAYAVNGKGGSINGEDVYAKIRDIPEKIDLAVIVTKAEIVPSVIAECIEAEVGGAVIISGGFAETGLMDLQNRLVSIAKEADFPFIGPNCLGIYSPPLMDTFFIPSERIVRPDRGKVAMVSQSGGMLVDHMLKCASEGVGLSLAVSIGNKALIREVDLLRYFRDDPKTDVITFYLEGFDKNEGRKFVLAASECGKPVIVLKSGKTPGGTTAVKSHTASMAGNYEVFSAVMAQYGIVEATDEYELVTFAEALSCYKKPIEGRMGIITSSGGHGALATDACFAHGLQVPVFTKEMKDGLRNVLSSAIQNIASFANPVDLTGSSTDDDFIAAARFLSRTDAVDCIMLLLLPYQPGITMDLGARLSLVHEQEGKPLIAYVPHIEKYSMLVEGFTLNNIPVAHSVEDAVHMAESIRRYRAC, from the coding sequence ATGAATCTTAACCGGTTATTCAAACCACAGACAATGGCGGTCATTGGTGTTTCTCAAAGCAATGATTCTCACCCGGCCAATGTAATTTACAATAAAAACCATCTTCGCTATAAGGTATCGGCCTATGCGGTGAACGGCAAGGGCGGTAGTATCAATGGTGAGGATGTTTATGCTAAAATCCGGGATATTCCCGAAAAGATTGATCTGGCAGTTATCGTTACAAAGGCGGAAATTGTCCCTTCAGTCATCGCTGAGTGTATCGAGGCAGAGGTGGGGGGTGCAGTTATCATTTCGGGTGGATTTGCAGAAACAGGTCTTATGGATTTGCAGAACAGGCTTGTGTCGATAGCAAAAGAGGCGGATTTCCCCTTTATAGGGCCAAATTGTCTTGGTATCTATTCACCCCCTTTGATGGATACCTTTTTTATACCAAGCGAGAGGATAGTGCGACCTGATCGGGGAAAGGTAGCCATGGTAAGCCAGAGCGGCGGTATGCTTGTTGATCACATGCTCAAATGTGCTTCAGAAGGGGTTGGTCTTTCATTGGCGGTCAGCATAGGAAACAAGGCCTTGATAAGGGAGGTTGATTTACTCCGGTACTTCAGAGACGACCCTAAAACAGACGTCATCACCTTTTATCTGGAGGGGTTTGACAAGAATGAAGGGCGAAAATTTGTCCTTGCCGCTTCAGAGTGCGGAAAACCTGTGATTGTACTCAAATCCGGTAAAACCCCCGGTGGAACCACCGCTGTAAAGAGCCATACCGCTTCCATGGCCGGCAATTATGAAGTGTTTTCTGCTGTTATGGCGCAGTATGGGATAGTTGAAGCTACGGATGAATATGAACTTGTCACATTTGCCGAAGCGCTTAGTTGTTATAAAAAACCGATCGAGGGCAGGATGGGTATCATTACAAGTAGCGGAGGACACGGCGCACTGGCAACAGATGCCTGCTTTGCTCACGGCCTTCAGGTGCCCGTCTTTACTAAAGAAATGAAGGATGGACTTCGTAATGTTTTGTCGTCTGCGATTCAAAATATTGCCTCTTTTGCCAACCCTGTTGACCTTACAGGCAGCTCTACGGACGATGATTTCATTGCTGCGGCAAGATTTCTCAGCCGAACAGATGCTGTAGACTGTATCATGCTTTTGCTCCTTCCTTATCAACCTGGCATAACAATGGACCTTGGGGCAAGATTGAGTCTTGTCCATGAACAGGAGGGCAAGCCTTTGATTGCTTATGTGCCCCATATAGAAAAATATTCAATGCTTGTTGAAGGGTTTACACTCAACAACATTCCTGTTGCGCATTCTGTTGAGGATGCCGTGCATATGGCGGAATCTATAAGGAGGTACAGGGCATGCTGA
- a CDS encoding sensor domain-containing diguanylate cyclase: protein MVNKNQSNKTKKGECSVREINFEEGLDEQLIFLNFGARLLTAFTDRKLLINIALETIADFSKSKRVAVLILDKDSEKLSVEGLLVNNKPYQKNKVISLEDPFLKHVLSSKIPRFYSLRMNGKVPVPSDSRETTNKKCLCLPLVDSSFEVIGLVVIESPKKDNLSFQDLQQLFILSTLFSISLQNSLLFSQILYDGLTGLFVRKYYDIRINEELLKLKRHPGSIAIILIDIDHFKTINDSYGHQVGDRVLVEFSNILKENVRKGTSMVSRYDGEKFIILMSDTPLNGALIVADRIRSLCSGYNFADAHNLQVTVSAGIASTDNEGLIAAEELFRRADAMLYKAKQSGRNQTMVWVGSDS, encoded by the coding sequence ATGGTAAATAAGAACCAATCTAACAAAACAAAAAAGGGTGAATGTTCTGTTCGAGAAATCAACTTTGAAGAAGGACTTGATGAGCAATTGATATTTCTGAACTTTGGTGCTCGCCTACTCACCGCATTTACCGATAGAAAACTTCTTATAAACATAGCCCTCGAAACAATAGCTGATTTCAGTAAAAGTAAACGGGTAGCGGTTTTGATATTAGATAAAGACAGTGAAAAATTAAGCGTTGAAGGACTCCTTGTTAATAATAAACCTTACCAAAAAAACAAAGTAATCTCATTAGAGGACCCATTCCTCAAACATGTTCTCTCTTCAAAAATACCCAGATTTTATTCACTCAGGATGAACGGAAAGGTTCCCGTTCCCTCTGATTCAAGGGAAACAACAAATAAAAAATGTTTATGTCTGCCCCTTGTGGATTCATCTTTTGAGGTCATTGGGCTGGTAGTTATTGAAAGCCCGAAGAAAGATAATTTGAGTTTCCAGGATTTGCAACAGTTATTCATTTTGTCGACGCTGTTTTCCATCTCGCTTCAGAATTCATTACTTTTTTCGCAGATCCTCTATGATGGACTCACAGGTCTTTTTGTTCGTAAATACTATGATATCAGGATTAATGAAGAGCTATTGAAGCTCAAAAGGCACCCCGGATCAATAGCAATTATCCTCATCGATATCGACCACTTCAAAACCATCAATGATTCGTATGGCCATCAGGTTGGAGACAGGGTGTTAGTTGAATTTTCCAATATTTTGAAAGAAAACGTACGTAAAGGGACGAGTATGGTAAGCAGATATGATGGTGAAAAATTTATTATTCTCATGTCTGACACACCGCTTAACGGGGCATTAATAGTGGCTGACAGAATCCGTTCTCTTTGCAGCGGTTATAACTTTGCTGACGCTCATAATTTGCAGGTCACTGTCAGCGCGGGAATAGCATCAACAGATAATGAAGGATTGATTGCCGCTGAAGAATTGTTCAGGCGTGCAGATGCAATGCTTTACAAAGCAAAACAATCCGGTAGAAACCAGACGATGGTATGGGTTGGTTCCGACTCATAA
- a CDS encoding MFS transporter, protein METKKNSSIWSPLSDRSFRLLWITNVVSLVGTWMHEVGASWLMTSLTLSPFVVAMVQTATTLPFFLLSLPAGALADTIDRRRLLIFTQILMSAAALGLGLVTVFGKASPLTLLVFTFFLSIGAAINTPAWQAIIPELVPRKDLASAITLGSVSFNIARVAGPALAGLIVAALGPGITFLLNALSFSGVVTVLIRWKREPTMRTLPEERLMGAIRSGIRYVRNAPHVWAVLIHMGIFSFFASSLWAFLPIVARSHLGLSSAGFGMLLGFFGIGGLVGAAILPKVQHKTSMNFLVVLSTIFFALVIFALAVLKDFKLLSIAMVIGGISWLTVLSIFNTSVQSVIPSWVRGRVISVFILVFFGGMAGGSVLWGAIATKTSISATLVGTSLCIVTGTFLTWRYKLSSGEGLDLTPSQNWPVLAMEKRPDMEEGPVLVVVEYHIDPAQSEAFMDAMGPMKTIRMKDGAIRWNLFRDVTTAGHYIESFIVESWVEHLRQHERFTVSDREIQKHVRSFQSGGKPVTVQHFIAEPVRRKK, encoded by the coding sequence ATGGAAACAAAGAAAAACAGTTCGATATGGAGCCCACTGTCGGATCGATCTTTCAGACTGCTCTGGATAACGAATGTTGTTTCTCTTGTTGGCACATGGATGCATGAAGTCGGGGCTTCATGGCTCATGACCTCTCTTACCCTGTCCCCTTTTGTGGTAGCCATGGTGCAGACGGCAACCACCCTGCCCTTTTTCCTGCTTTCCCTTCCAGCAGGAGCTCTGGCAGACACAATTGACCGCCGGCGTTTGCTCATATTCACCCAGATACTTATGTCAGCAGCTGCCTTAGGACTGGGTCTTGTCACCGTCTTCGGAAAAGCATCACCGCTGACCCTCCTTGTCTTTACATTCTTTCTCAGCATCGGTGCGGCAATAAATACCCCGGCCTGGCAGGCAATTATCCCTGAACTCGTGCCCCGGAAAGACCTCGCTTCAGCGATAACGCTTGGCTCTGTCTCTTTTAATATTGCCCGTGTTGCAGGCCCTGCCCTTGCCGGGCTCATCGTTGCCGCACTTGGACCAGGCATTACATTCCTTTTGAATGCCCTTTCTTTCTCCGGTGTTGTGACAGTACTCATTCGCTGGAAGCGTGAACCAACGATGCGTACACTACCCGAAGAACGACTGATGGGTGCGATACGTTCAGGGATCCGTTATGTAAGAAATGCACCTCATGTCTGGGCAGTACTTATTCACATGGGAATTTTTTCGTTTTTTGCCAGCTCCCTCTGGGCTTTTCTTCCTATTGTCGCAAGGTCTCATCTGGGGTTAAGCTCCGCCGGATTCGGTATGCTCCTCGGATTCTTTGGCATCGGTGGTCTTGTTGGTGCAGCTATTCTGCCAAAGGTTCAACACAAAACTTCGATGAATTTCCTTGTAGTCCTCTCAACTATTTTTTTCGCACTTGTAATATTTGCCCTCGCAGTTTTAAAGGATTTTAAGCTTCTCTCAATTGCCATGGTCATCGGGGGCATATCCTGGCTCACCGTTCTGTCCATCTTTAATACCTCCGTCCAGTCAGTCATACCTTCATGGGTCAGAGGGCGTGTAATTTCCGTATTTATACTCGTATTTTTCGGTGGTATGGCAGGCGGGAGCGTGCTCTGGGGGGCAATAGCCACAAAAACAAGCATATCTGCTACCCTTGTTGGAACATCCCTCTGCATCGTAACGGGGACATTTCTTACATGGCGCTACAAACTCTCGAGCGGCGAGGGGCTTGACCTTACCCCATCCCAGAATTGGCCTGTGCTTGCCATGGAAAAAAGGCCCGACATGGAAGAAGGGCCTGTATTGGTCGTTGTTGAATATCATATTGATCCAGCGCAATCAGAGGCATTTATGGACGCCATGGGTCCAATGAAGACAATTCGTATGAAAGACGGTGCAATCAGGTGGAATCTCTTTCGTGACGTAACGACTGCGGGACATTACATCGAATCGTTTATAGTGGAATCATGGGTAGAACACTTACGACAACATGAACGGTTTACTGTATCTGACCGGGAAATCCAGAAACATGTCCGCTCATTTCAGTCAGGCGGCAAACCCGTGACAGTTCAACACTTTATCGCCGAACCTGTACGCAG